Proteins from a genomic interval of Caulobacter sp. SL161:
- a CDS encoding TonB-dependent receptor, which translates to MNMKHFALATTALVGALSASGAAMAQSTGTEVVEQVIVTASTVRNQNGAIVAQSVPKARSSITQDFISRQIPGQTILDSLNMLPGVNFTNNDAFGSAGGDINIRGFDSQRVALLQDGIPLNDSGNYAIYPNQQMDSELIAKVDVNQGTTDVDSPTAAAAGGTMNYVTRKPYNDFGVTVEGQYGEENFRRFFAVVDTGKVGPWGTSAWFSYANAKNDIFNGPGKIHKKQYNARIYQPIGDNGDFVSLIANYNENRNNFINRMNLAAFQSNTGVGYREDTCARPTPGAGAQIETNPGNCYKYNINPSNTGNLRGQSLFHIGENIIITADPYFQYVLANGGGRALFREDGSNTGSGLVRGSALTGGLDLNGDGDILDTVLVYAPNTTNTRRYGITSSLIWKFSDSQSFRAAYTYDDAHHRQTGEYTRFSQDMQPTDVFGGKDGYGEPIKTADGGIMRRRDRVSQATLNQFSAEYRGRFMEDKVLVNVGVRAPFFKRDLNNFCYQADTFNAYCSTQAPTAIAGSDDGAGQTLVTLPGQGSTQYGRPRKFQRKYDDVLPNVGVSYELAKYQTVYVSYAETISVPRTDDLYDRKLTRPEPETTKAIDLGYRFQSPTVLFAASLYQNKFANRIERAFNEQDNIAFSINVGDVVYKGFDAQLGYKPEQYLSFYASFSYIDTELKANIPGTTLGSVLPTKGKEVYETPKYQGGVGVNWDITEALSLGVNAKIVGERWTNLTNTEKAPGYSLVNMDVRYELDGLGLKDTYLQINARNLFNERYLGDLAVNPSGTGLGQPGAPRTFVATIHARF; encoded by the coding sequence GATCCCGGGCCAGACGATTCTGGACTCGCTGAACATGCTGCCGGGCGTCAACTTCACCAACAACGACGCCTTCGGCTCGGCCGGCGGTGACATCAACATCCGCGGTTTCGACTCGCAGCGCGTGGCGCTGCTGCAGGACGGCATCCCGCTGAACGACAGCGGCAACTACGCGATCTATCCGAACCAGCAGATGGACTCGGAGTTGATCGCCAAGGTTGACGTCAACCAAGGCACGACCGATGTCGACAGCCCGACGGCTGCGGCCGCCGGCGGCACGATGAACTACGTGACCCGCAAGCCCTACAACGACTTCGGCGTGACCGTCGAAGGCCAGTACGGTGAAGAAAACTTCCGCCGCTTCTTCGCGGTGGTCGACACCGGCAAGGTCGGTCCCTGGGGCACCAGCGCCTGGTTCAGCTACGCCAACGCCAAGAACGACATCTTCAACGGCCCCGGCAAGATCCACAAGAAGCAGTACAACGCGCGGATCTACCAGCCGATCGGCGACAACGGCGACTTCGTCAGCCTGATCGCCAACTACAACGAGAACCGCAACAACTTCATCAACCGGATGAACTTGGCGGCGTTCCAGTCGAACACCGGCGTTGGCTATCGCGAAGACACCTGCGCGCGTCCGACGCCGGGCGCCGGCGCCCAGATCGAGACCAATCCGGGCAACTGCTACAAGTACAACATCAACCCGTCGAACACCGGCAACCTGCGTGGCCAGTCGCTGTTCCACATCGGCGAAAACATCATCATCACGGCCGACCCGTACTTCCAGTACGTCCTGGCCAACGGTGGCGGTCGCGCCCTGTTCCGCGAAGACGGCTCCAACACCGGCAGCGGCCTGGTCCGTGGCTCGGCCCTGACCGGCGGTCTGGACCTGAACGGCGACGGCGACATCCTGGACACCGTCCTGGTCTACGCGCCGAACACGACCAACACCCGCCGCTACGGCATCACCTCGTCGCTGATCTGGAAGTTCTCGGACAGCCAGAGCTTCCGCGCCGCTTATACCTATGACGACGCTCACCACCGTCAGACCGGTGAGTACACGCGCTTCAGCCAGGACATGCAGCCGACCGACGTGTTCGGCGGCAAGGATGGTTACGGCGAGCCGATCAAGACCGCCGACGGCGGCATCATGCGTCGTCGCGACCGCGTCTCGCAGGCGACCCTGAACCAGTTCTCGGCCGAGTATCGTGGCCGCTTCATGGAAGACAAGGTGCTGGTGAACGTCGGCGTCCGCGCGCCGTTCTTCAAGCGTGACCTGAACAACTTCTGCTACCAAGCCGATACGTTCAACGCCTACTGCTCGACCCAGGCCCCGACCGCCATCGCCGGTTCGGACGACGGCGCCGGCCAGACCCTGGTCACCCTGCCGGGTCAAGGCTCGACCCAGTACGGCCGTCCGCGCAAGTTCCAGCGCAAGTATGACGACGTCCTGCCGAACGTGGGCGTGAGCTACGAGCTGGCTAAGTACCAAACGGTCTATGTGAGCTACGCCGAGACCATCTCGGTGCCGCGGACCGACGATCTGTACGACCGCAAGCTGACCCGTCCGGAGCCGGAAACGACCAAGGCCATCGACCTCGGCTATCGCTTCCAGTCGCCGACCGTCCTGTTCGCCGCCTCGTTGTATCAGAACAAGTTCGCGAACCGCATCGAGCGCGCGTTCAATGAGCAAGACAACATCGCCTTCTCGATCAACGTCGGCGACGTCGTCTACAAGGGCTTCGACGCGCAACTGGGCTACAAGCCGGAGCAGTATCTGAGCTTCTACGCCTCGTTCTCGTATATCGACACCGAGCTGAAGGCGAACATCCCGGGCACCACCCTGGGTTCGGTCCTGCCGACCAAGGGCAAGGAAGTCTACGAGACCCCGAAGTATCAGGGTGGCGTGGGCGTCAACTGGGACATCACCGAGGCCCTGAGCCTGGGCGTCAACGCCAAGATCGTCGGCGAGCGCTGGACCAACCTGACGAACACGGAAAAGGCGCCGGGCTACAGCCTTGTCAACATGGACGTGCGCTACGAGCTGGACGGCCTGGGTCTGAAGGACACCTACCTGCAGATCAACGCCCGCAACCTGTTCAACGAACGCTATCTGGGCGACCTCGCGGTCAACCCGAGCGGCACGGGCCTCGGCCAGCCGGGCGCGCCGCGCACGTTCGTGGCGACGATCCACGCGCGCTTCTAA
- a CDS encoding agmatine deiminase family protein, giving the protein MTVTVPAEWAPHRAMWVGFPSHAELWQEDLEQAQQEVADLARALAGPGAERVRLLVVGDEAEAAARALLSDTSVEIVRGQFGDIWLRDTGPIFIDDAGKAVAAGFKFNGWGGKYSLEGDDIVAEQIAAASGAPLVRNDFILEGGALDHDGNGTILTTRQCLLNDNRNPGWDEATANAALTEALGAKKVLWLGKGLKNDHTDGHVDNLARFVAPGVVACPMGYGLDDPNADIYGDTAKMLAGMTDSRGSPLQVVRIPSPGKLLDEDGEPIPASHMNFLIANEAVIVPIYAEESGAFAVEVIKGLFPERQVIGLPSTAILTGGGSFHCISQQEPETA; this is encoded by the coding sequence ATGACCGTCACTGTTCCCGCCGAATGGGCGCCGCACCGCGCGATGTGGGTAGGCTTCCCGAGCCACGCCGAGCTTTGGCAGGAGGACCTGGAGCAGGCGCAGCAGGAAGTGGCTGATCTGGCGCGGGCCCTGGCCGGGCCGGGAGCCGAGCGCGTGCGCCTGTTGGTGGTGGGCGACGAGGCCGAGGCTGCGGCGCGGGCCCTGCTGTCCGACACCTCGGTCGAGATCGTCCGGGGCCAGTTCGGCGACATCTGGCTGCGCGATACGGGCCCGATCTTCATCGACGACGCCGGCAAGGCGGTGGCGGCCGGCTTCAAGTTCAACGGCTGGGGCGGCAAGTACAGCCTCGAGGGCGACGACATTGTCGCCGAACAGATCGCCGCCGCCTCGGGCGCGCCGCTGGTGCGCAACGACTTCATTCTGGAAGGCGGGGCGCTGGACCATGACGGCAACGGCACGATCCTCACCACGCGCCAGTGCCTGCTCAACGACAACCGCAACCCCGGCTGGGACGAGGCCACGGCGAACGCGGCCCTGACGGAGGCGCTGGGCGCCAAGAAGGTGCTGTGGTTGGGCAAGGGCCTGAAGAACGACCACACCGACGGTCACGTCGACAACCTGGCCCGCTTCGTGGCGCCGGGCGTTGTGGCCTGTCCGATGGGCTATGGCCTGGATGATCCGAACGCGGACATCTATGGCGACACCGCCAAGATGCTGGCCGGCATGACCGACAGCCGCGGCTCGCCGCTGCAGGTTGTCCGCATCCCCTCGCCCGGCAAGCTGCTGGACGAGGACGGCGAACCGATCCCGGCCTCGCACATGAACTTCCTGATCGCCAATGAGGCGGTGATCGTGCCGATCTACGCCGAGGAGTCGGGCGCGTTCGCCGTCGAGGTGATCAAGGGTCTGTTCCCGGAGCGTCAGGTCATTGGCCTGCCGTCGACCGCGATCTTGACGGGCGGCGGCTCGTTCCACTGCATTAGCCAACAAGAGCCGGAGACCGCCTGA
- the aguB gene encoding N-carbamoylputrescine amidase, translated as MARTLSVAAIQTSYGMDLQANIKKTEGFIREAASKGAQVILPSELFQGPYFCVAQEERWFAEAHPWREHPVVKAIAPLAGELGVVIPISIFEREGPHYFNSLVMADADGSLLGVYRKSHIPDGPGYMEKYYFRPGDTGFKVWDTRFGRIGVGICWDQWYPECARAMALMGAEALFYPTAIGSEPHDPSLDTALPWRRAMQGHAVSNVIPVIGANRIGFEPWDGYPNGGQTFYGSSFVADHRGDLVSELGRADEGLVSATFDLDFLTTHRAAWGFFRDRRPELYTALSSGRPA; from the coding sequence ATGGCCCGCACGCTCAGCGTCGCCGCGATCCAGACCTCATACGGCATGGACCTGCAGGCCAATATCAAGAAGACCGAAGGCTTCATCCGCGAGGCCGCCTCGAAGGGCGCGCAGGTCATCCTGCCCTCGGAGCTGTTCCAGGGACCCTACTTCTGCGTCGCCCAGGAAGAGCGCTGGTTCGCAGAGGCTCATCCGTGGCGTGAGCACCCGGTCGTCAAGGCCATTGCGCCCCTGGCGGGCGAGCTGGGCGTGGTGATCCCGATCTCGATCTTCGAGCGCGAGGGCCCGCACTATTTCAACAGCCTGGTGATGGCCGACGCCGACGGCTCCCTGCTGGGCGTCTATCGCAAGAGCCATATCCCCGACGGTCCGGGCTATATGGAGAAGTACTACTTCCGGCCCGGCGACACCGGCTTCAAGGTCTGGGACACGCGCTTTGGCCGGATCGGCGTCGGCATCTGCTGGGATCAGTGGTACCCCGAGTGCGCCCGCGCCATGGCCCTGATGGGCGCCGAGGCTCTGTTCTATCCCACCGCCATCGGCAGCGAGCCGCATGACCCGAGCCTCGACACCGCTCTGCCCTGGCGGCGGGCCATGCAGGGGCACGCGGTCAGCAATGTCATCCCGGTGATCGGCGCCAACCGCATCGGCTTCGAGCCGTGGGATGGCTATCCGAACGGCGGCCAGACCTTCTATGGCTCGTCCTTCGTGGCCGACCATCGCGGCGATCTGGTCAGCGAACTGGGCCGCGCCGACGAGGGGTTGGTCAGCGCGACCTTCGACCTCGACTTCCTGACCACGCACCGCGCCGCCTGGGGCTTCTTCCGTGATCGCCGGCCGGAGCTCTATACGGCCCTGTCGAGCGGCCGCCCCGCGTGA
- a CDS encoding GNAT family N-acetyltransferase produces the protein MIETDRLVLRPAVDADREAIADLNARPEVGAWLGGVRSRAESDGFVDRVMAHEAQHGFGFWVVERKADVRLVGMTGVWWVPPAMNMPDTTEIGWRFLPEVWGQGYATEAAEAALAHGFGVLKRPEIIAFTARTNLASQAVMRRIGMTPAPARDFLHPRLAEGDPLRPHVTFVAYPQVGRDGD, from the coding sequence GTGATCGAAACAGACCGCCTGGTGTTGCGCCCGGCGGTCGACGCCGATCGGGAGGCGATCGCCGATCTTAACGCCCGGCCCGAAGTGGGCGCCTGGCTGGGCGGGGTGCGCTCGCGCGCCGAAAGTGACGGCTTCGTCGACCGGGTCATGGCGCACGAGGCCCAGCATGGTTTCGGCTTCTGGGTGGTCGAGCGCAAGGCGGACGTCCGCCTTGTCGGCATGACCGGTGTCTGGTGGGTCCCGCCCGCGATGAACATGCCCGACACGACCGAGATCGGTTGGCGCTTTCTGCCCGAGGTCTGGGGACAGGGCTACGCCACCGAAGCCGCCGAAGCGGCGCTTGCACATGGCTTCGGGGTCCTGAAGCGGCCCGAGATCATCGCCTTCACGGCCCGAACCAACCTCGCGTCCCAGGCCGTGATGCGCCGGATCGGCATGACGCCCGCGCCGGCGCGCGATTTTCTGCATCCCAGACTGGCGGAGGGCGATCCGCTGCGGCCTCATGTGACGTTCGTGGCTTATCCTCAAGTCGGTCGCGACGGCGACTGA
- a CDS encoding TonB-dependent receptor yields the protein MIRRVALSAASLLVLAAATAAHAKDAAAPPASAQDAEVSKVIVTAAPYGVSADALTASVAVLDRTDLDLAAPKGLGDALAGLPGVRSTTFGAGASRPVVRGLAGPRVQVLTNGVGQIDASALSPDHQVATDPGEAERIEVLRGPAALAYGGSAIGGVVNIIDDRIAGQQPTDGMSGRLLASRGTGDDSYALSGAVHATVGPMVLTLDALKRESKDYKIPVYPESARQLALEGETAEGGAGRLENSAVDLETFGAGLSYVGDKGFVGMSIKRTDSTYGVPGHAHEHEGEAEAGHEEEESAVTIGLKQTRIDLRGEYAADLGPFAKVRFSGGHADYTHTEFEGDAVGTKFTSDGYEGRLELVQTERGGWKGAVGVQALRRNFDAIGDEAYVPKTKITEFGAFTQQRLELDGYGYEGGLRIDTRELDSLKGKADFTNLSGSVGAFWRPTTESFVGLALSRSSRAPTESELFAEGPHVATRGFEIGDAQLKEETATSLEATLHYGGERVSGDLHLYLARYDGFIDLRPTGAEEDGLPVYRYVQTDAEFRGLEAEFAYRVWTDGQRTVNLHAGADFVRGSSDLGPPARIPPYSVSLKASYQAPMWSGDVEVRRTGGQERVAQMELPTDGYTVLNATLAWKPAGNARVRLFLDGRNLTNEEVREHVSFLKDIAPSPGRQVRAGIALRF from the coding sequence ATGATCCGTCGCGTCGCCCTCTCCGCCGCGAGCCTCCTTGTGCTCGCCGCCGCCACCGCCGCTCACGCCAAGGACGCCGCCGCGCCGCCCGCTTCGGCGCAAGACGCCGAGGTCTCGAAGGTCATCGTCACCGCCGCACCCTACGGGGTCTCGGCCGATGCGCTCACCGCCAGCGTCGCCGTGCTGGATCGCACCGACCTGGATCTGGCGGCTCCCAAGGGGCTGGGCGACGCCCTGGCCGGTCTGCCGGGCGTGCGGTCGACGACGTTCGGCGCGGGCGCCAGCCGGCCGGTGGTGCGCGGGCTGGCGGGGCCGCGTGTCCAGGTCCTGACCAACGGCGTGGGTCAGATCGACGCCAGCGCGCTGTCGCCCGACCACCAGGTCGCCACCGATCCCGGCGAAGCCGAGCGGATCGAAGTGCTGCGCGGTCCGGCCGCGCTGGCCTATGGCGGCTCGGCGATCGGCGGCGTGGTCAACATCATTGATGATCGGATCGCCGGCCAGCAGCCGACCGACGGCATGAGCGGTCGCCTGCTCGCCTCGCGCGGGACCGGTGACGACAGCTACGCGCTGTCGGGCGCCGTCCACGCCACGGTCGGGCCGATGGTCCTGACGCTCGACGCCCTGAAGCGCGAGAGCAAGGACTACAAGATCCCAGTCTATCCGGAGTCCGCCCGTCAGTTGGCCCTTGAGGGCGAGACGGCCGAAGGGGGCGCGGGGCGCCTCGAGAACAGCGCGGTCGATCTGGAAACGTTCGGCGCGGGCCTCTCCTATGTCGGCGACAAGGGCTTTGTCGGCATGTCAATCAAGCGCACGGACTCCACCTATGGCGTTCCGGGCCACGCCCATGAGCATGAGGGCGAGGCGGAGGCCGGACACGAGGAGGAGGAAAGCGCGGTCACCATCGGCCTGAAGCAGACGCGCATTGATCTGCGTGGCGAGTACGCCGCCGATCTGGGCCCCTTTGCCAAGGTGCGCTTCTCGGGCGGCCACGCGGACTACACCCACACCGAGTTTGAGGGTGACGCGGTCGGCACCAAGTTCACCTCGGATGGCTATGAGGGCCGCCTCGAGCTGGTTCAGACCGAGCGTGGCGGGTGGAAGGGCGCCGTGGGCGTCCAGGCTCTACGCCGCAACTTCGACGCCATCGGCGACGAGGCCTATGTGCCCAAGACCAAGATTACCGAGTTTGGCGCTTTCACCCAGCAACGCCTCGAGCTTGACGGTTACGGCTACGAGGGCGGGCTGCGGATCGATACCCGTGAGCTCGATAGCCTGAAGGGCAAGGCTGACTTCACCAACCTGTCGGGCTCGGTCGGCGCCTTTTGGCGGCCGACGACCGAGAGCTTCGTGGGCCTGGCGCTGTCGCGCTCCAGCCGCGCCCCCACCGAGTCTGAGCTGTTCGCCGAAGGGCCCCACGTGGCGACGCGCGGGTTCGAGATCGGCGATGCTCAGCTCAAGGAAGAGACGGCGACGTCGCTTGAGGCGACGCTGCACTACGGCGGTGAGCGCGTGTCGGGGGACCTGCATCTCTACCTCGCGCGCTATGACGGCTTCATCGATCTGCGGCCCACGGGCGCCGAAGAAGACGGTCTCCCTGTCTATCGCTACGTTCAGACCGACGCGGAGTTCCGCGGCCTTGAGGCTGAGTTCGCCTATCGCGTCTGGACCGATGGTCAGCGGACGGTGAACCTGCATGCGGGCGCGGACTTCGTCCGGGGCTCGTCCGACCTTGGACCGCCCGCCCGGATCCCGCCCTACTCGGTCTCGCTCAAGGCGTCTTACCAGGCGCCGATGTGGTCGGGCGATGTGGAGGTGCGCCGCACCGGCGGTCAGGAACGCGTCGCGCAGATGGAGCTGCCCACCGACGGCTACACGGTGCTCAACGCCACCCTGGCCTGGAAGCCGGCTGGTAATGCGCGCGTGCGCCTGTTCCTCGATGGCCGTAACCTGACGAATGAGGAAGTGCGCGAGCATGTCTCCTTCCTGAAGGACATCGCGCCGTCGCCGGGCCGCCAAGTTCGCGCCGGGATCGCGCTGCGCTTCTAG
- a CDS encoding SapC family protein — protein MTTTQSAGEITGNVLFYNAPEPLNREQHAKLALVHKDKPYAFAAAGTAVPLTVSEFAPAALTFPVIFAGDDRVPLAVMGLNQQENLFIGADGSIEANVYIPAYIRRYPFVLANDDTQDRLIVCIDRGSDLLSEQGQTPLFDAKGEPTEYTQNCIKFCDDFEVERRRTDSFVQILKDNDLFELKKATFQPTDEVGAPVGELVTVAEYFGVSEEKLNGLSAEKLKELQENGALAQIYAHLVSLLGWDRLINKTMMKQAEAANLN, from the coding sequence ATGACAACGACCCAGTCCGCCGGCGAAATCACCGGAAACGTCCTGTTCTACAACGCGCCCGAGCCGCTGAACCGCGAGCAGCACGCCAAGCTGGCGCTGGTCCACAAGGACAAGCCGTACGCGTTCGCCGCCGCCGGCACCGCCGTGCCGCTGACCGTCTCGGAATTCGCCCCCGCCGCCCTGACCTTCCCGGTGATCTTCGCCGGTGACGACCGGGTGCCGCTGGCCGTGATGGGCCTGAATCAGCAAGAAAACCTGTTCATCGGCGCCGATGGCTCGATCGAAGCCAACGTCTACATCCCGGCCTATATCCGCCGCTATCCGTTCGTGCTGGCCAATGACGACACGCAGGATCGCCTGATCGTCTGCATCGATCGCGGCAGCGATCTGCTGAGCGAGCAGGGCCAGACCCCGCTGTTCGACGCTAAGGGCGAGCCCACCGAATACACCCAGAACTGCATCAAGTTCTGCGACGACTTCGAGGTCGAGCGTCGCCGCACCGACTCGTTCGTCCAGATCCTGAAGGACAACGACCTGTTCGAGCTGAAGAAGGCCACCTTCCAGCCGACCGACGAAGTCGGCGCCCCGGTGGGGGAACTCGTCACCGTCGCCGAGTATTTCGGTGTCTCGGAAGAGAAGCTGAACGGCCTGTCGGCTGAGAAGCTGAAAGAGCTGCAAGAGAACGGCGCCCTGGCTCAGATCTATGCGCACCTCGTTTCGCTGCTCGGCTGGGACCGCCTGATCAACAAGACGATGATGAAACAGGCTGAAGCCGCGAACCTGAACTAA
- a CDS encoding acyl dehydratase, producing the protein MPAAFDDIEIGQVVSLGTRAVDAKALDAFIAAFTPGWPVENGAPDGMIFAIWTRLDSEASAAWPQTKRLGVDALRWMRNPPVGELLRGRMTVMGKDPVGEGKGIVIAQHDLLDEAGRLVFSCLTRSIFAR; encoded by the coding sequence ATGCCCGCCGCCTTCGACGATATCGAGATCGGTCAGGTCGTCTCGCTGGGCACACGCGCGGTCGACGCCAAGGCCCTGGACGCCTTCATCGCCGCCTTCACGCCGGGCTGGCCGGTGGAAAACGGCGCGCCGGACGGCATGATCTTCGCGATTTGGACTAGGCTCGACAGCGAAGCCAGCGCGGCTTGGCCGCAGACCAAGCGCCTGGGCGTCGACGCCCTGCGCTGGATGCGCAATCCGCCGGTCGGCGAGCTTCTGCGCGGTCGCATGACCGTGATGGGCAAGGACCCGGTCGGCGAGGGCAAGGGTATCGTCATCGCCCAGCACGACCTCCTCGACGAGGCCGGCCGTCTGGTCTTCTCGTGCCTGACGCGCAGCATCTTCGCGCGCTGA
- a CDS encoding protein-disulfide reductase DsbD family protein — translation MFLKKAVLALQALVMGAMLGGHALAGPVVNSGHIESELVAQEAGIAPGGTIYVALRQKIAPGWHTYWRNPGDAGEPTKITWALPEGWSAGDMVWPTPVKTRLGPLLDYAYKGEVLIPVPITAAADAQPGTTLSLTADVFYLVCEQVCIPEQAKLSLLLPVVAGAPAPDPKWGAVIGKVLADAPKPAGLKAVFKLEGQALKLAVTGGPLKGADMAGAYFFPYSPKVIEHAAEQAIERGAEGLTLTLKPGYDFVGGGTPPAELVGVLATKAGAWEVTATAGEALAGASGLGPPPAEAAPGGALTGGLAGALLFAFLGGLILNLMPCVFPVLSMKAASLAGHAHEAPKARLQGLAFLLGVVATFLALAGALLAVRAGGAAVGWGFQLQSPLVIAGLALLMLLVALNMSGVFEIGTSVQGVGAGASAKGGVSGAFFTGALAVVVAAPCTAPFMAGALGYALTQPPVIALGVFLALALGFAAPFVAVTFIPGALKLLPRPGGWMEVLKKGLAFPMYGAALWLVWVFAQQAGPIALGQLLVAGVLAAFGAWLYGLAQARRAVGKGSAVSMILGLLAVVGALALAAASALSAKPPVAAAEASTPSGPGLTAEAWSPEKVQALQAEGRPILVDFTAAWCVTCQVNEKVALSGPKVAEAFKAQNAVLLKADWTNRDPVIAKALADFGRVGVPLYLVYPKSGGEPVILPQLLTEGMVIEAIEKAGS, via the coding sequence ATGTTCCTGAAGAAAGCCGTTCTCGCCCTGCAAGCCCTGGTGATGGGGGCCATGCTTGGCGGACATGCCCTGGCGGGTCCTGTCGTGAACTCCGGCCATATCGAGTCCGAGCTCGTGGCCCAGGAGGCGGGGATCGCGCCGGGCGGCACGATCTATGTGGCGCTCCGCCAGAAGATCGCGCCTGGCTGGCACACCTACTGGCGCAATCCGGGGGACGCGGGCGAGCCGACCAAGATCACCTGGGCCTTGCCGGAAGGCTGGAGCGCCGGCGACATGGTCTGGCCAACCCCGGTGAAGACCCGCCTGGGGCCGTTGCTGGACTACGCCTACAAGGGCGAGGTTCTGATCCCGGTGCCGATCACGGCGGCCGCCGACGCCCAGCCCGGCACGACCCTCAGCCTGACCGCCGACGTCTTCTATCTGGTGTGCGAGCAGGTCTGTATTCCGGAACAGGCCAAGCTCTCGCTGCTGCTGCCCGTGGTGGCCGGCGCGCCGGCGCCGGATCCCAAGTGGGGCGCGGTGATCGGCAAGGTGCTGGCCGACGCGCCCAAGCCCGCCGGTCTCAAGGCGGTCTTCAAGCTGGAAGGGCAAGCCCTGAAGCTCGCCGTTACGGGCGGTCCGCTGAAGGGCGCGGACATGGCGGGCGCCTACTTCTTCCCCTATTCGCCGAAGGTCATTGAACATGCCGCCGAGCAGGCGATCGAACGCGGCGCCGAGGGGCTGACCCTCACCTTGAAGCCTGGCTATGACTTTGTCGGCGGTGGGACGCCGCCGGCCGAGCTGGTGGGCGTTCTGGCGACCAAGGCCGGCGCCTGGGAAGTGACCGCGACCGCCGGTGAGGCCTTGGCGGGCGCCTCTGGCCTGGGGCCGCCGCCGGCGGAAGCCGCGCCGGGCGGCGCCCTGACCGGCGGTCTCGCCGGGGCGTTGCTCTTCGCCTTCCTGGGCGGTCTGATCCTGAACCTGATGCCCTGCGTCTTCCCGGTGCTGTCCATGAAGGCCGCCAGCCTGGCGGGGCACGCCCACGAGGCGCCGAAGGCGCGGCTGCAGGGCCTGGCCTTCCTGCTCGGCGTCGTCGCCACCTTCCTGGCCCTGGCCGGCGCCCTGCTGGCGGTTCGCGCGGGGGGCGCGGCGGTAGGCTGGGGCTTCCAGCTGCAATCGCCGCTGGTGATCGCGGGTCTGGCCCTGCTGATGCTGCTGGTGGCGCTGAACATGTCCGGGGTCTTCGAGATCGGGACGTCCGTTCAGGGCGTCGGCGCCGGCGCCTCGGCGAAGGGCGGCGTCAGCGGCGCCTTCTTCACCGGCGCCCTCGCGGTGGTGGTGGCCGCGCCGTGTACGGCGCCGTTCATGGCCGGCGCGCTGGGCTATGCGCTGACCCAGCCGCCGGTGATCGCCCTGGGGGTCTTCCTGGCCCTGGCGCTGGGCTTCGCCGCGCCGTTCGTGGCCGTCACCTTCATTCCGGGCGCCTTGAAGCTGCTTCCACGCCCCGGCGGCTGGATGGAGGTCCTCAAGAAGGGCCTGGCGTTCCCGATGTACGGCGCGGCCCTGTGGCTTGTCTGGGTGTTCGCCCAACAGGCCGGTCCGATCGCGCTGGGCCAACTGCTGGTCGCGGGTGTCCTGGCGGCGTTCGGCGCGTGGCTCTACGGCCTGGCGCAAGCGCGGCGCGCGGTGGGCAAGGGCTCAGCCGTGTCGATGATCCTGGGCTTGCTGGCGGTGGTCGGCGCGCTGGCCCTTGCCGCAGCCTCAGCGTTGTCCGCCAAGCCTCCGGTCGCCGCCGCCGAAGCCTCGACGCCCAGCGGTCCTGGCCTGACGGCCGAGGCCTGGTCGCCGGAGAAGGTGCAGGCTCTGCAGGCCGAAGGCCGCCCGATCCTGGTGGACTTCACCGCCGCCTGGTGCGTGACCTGCCAGGTCAATGAGAAGGTCGCGCTCTCCGGCCCCAAGGTCGCCGAGGCGTTCAAGGCCCAGAACGCGGTGCTGCTGAAGGCCGACTGGACCAATCGCGAT